One region of Syntrophobacter fumaroxidans MPOB genomic DNA includes:
- the nusB gene encoding transcription antitermination factor NusB, translated as MGRRRRSREMALQVLYQMEMAVLPPEEALGLYYQLFDDDEKHRVPAEVRPFAEEIVRGVSLHRARIDEMITSASEHWRLARMSLVDRNILRIAVFEMLFCFDIPPKVSINEAIDLGKTFGSPDSGAFINGILDHILPLLEANGRIDRRDSA; from the coding sequence ATGGGTCGACGCAGGCGTTCTCGAGAAATGGCACTGCAGGTGCTGTACCAGATGGAAATGGCCGTGCTGCCTCCGGAAGAGGCACTCGGTCTTTACTATCAACTGTTTGACGACGATGAAAAACACCGCGTACCCGCGGAGGTGCGACCCTTCGCCGAGGAAATCGTCCGGGGGGTCAGCCTGCACCGCGCCAGGATCGACGAAATGATCACGTCCGCGTCCGAACACTGGAGGCTGGCCCGCATGTCGCTGGTGGACCGGAACATCCTGAGGATTGCGGTCTTCGAGATGCTTTTCTGCTTCGATATCCCCCCCAAGGTTTCCATCAACGAAGCCATCGACTTGGGCAAGACTTTCGGCAGCCCGGATTCCGGGGCTTTCATCAACGGGATCCTCGACCATATCCTCCCCCTGTTGGAAGCCAACGGCCGCATCGACCGGCGCGATTCCGCCTGA
- a CDS encoding MinD/ParA family protein codes for MQKVNAKPPVKIGMRRALKAASKNAASQASSKDRRSVRAISVSSGKGGVGKSSVVVNLAIAFDRLGQRVLIIDGDLGLANIHVLLGLSPQYSIRDVLEGRRTLEEVLIAGPGKIRILPAISGKRTLTRFTDEQKLIFLEMLDGLETEIDVLLIDTGAGISDTVLYFNLAAQEKIIVVNSDPASIADAYTLIETLYTKYRERHFGVLANGVRGARAGKDIFSRLCKAADHLLDGLSLDYLGSIPHDPCIHQAVIEQRPVMEAFPEAPSAAAFMRVAEGIRKAAPNTNHGTIRFFRKHILNA; via the coding sequence ATGCAAAAGGTCAACGCGAAGCCACCAGTGAAGATCGGGATGCGCAGGGCGCTCAAAGCGGCATCGAAGAATGCGGCGTCCCAGGCTTCCTCCAAAGACCGTCGTTCCGTCCGGGCAATATCGGTGAGCAGTGGGAAGGGCGGCGTCGGGAAGAGCAGCGTCGTCGTCAACCTGGCGATCGCTTTCGACCGTCTGGGCCAGAGAGTGCTGATCATCGACGGCGACCTCGGCCTCGCCAACATTCATGTCCTCCTGGGCCTGAGTCCGCAGTACAGCATCAGGGATGTGCTGGAGGGAAGGAGGACCCTGGAGGAAGTATTGATCGCCGGTCCGGGCAAGATCAGGATCCTGCCCGCGATTTCGGGAAAGCGCACGCTCACTCGCTTCACCGACGAACAGAAGCTCATTTTCCTGGAAATGCTCGACGGTCTCGAGACAGAGATCGACGTTTTGTTGATCGACACCGGCGCGGGGATCTCCGATACGGTCCTTTATTTCAATCTCGCCGCTCAGGAAAAGATCATCGTGGTCAATTCCGACCCCGCTTCCATCGCCGATGCATACACACTGATCGAAACGCTTTACACCAAGTATCGGGAACGCCACTTCGGAGTCCTGGCCAACGGGGTGCGAGGTGCAAGAGCCGGAAAGGATATCTTTTCCAGGCTCTGCAAAGCGGCGGACCATCTTCTGGACGGCCTGTCACTGGATTACCTGGGCAGTATCCCTCACGATCCGTGCATACACCAAGCTGTAATTGAACAGCGTCCCGTGATGGAAGCCTTTCCCGAAGCCCCTTCCGCCGCCGCGTTCATGCGCGTTGCCGAAGGCATCCGGAAAGCTGCGCCGAATACGAACCACGGAACGATCCGTTTTTTCAGGAAACATATTCTCAATGCATGA
- a CDS encoding FliA/WhiG family RNA polymerase sigma factor: MEPMRSMTQNPCPIEDAGGETKELVILKHSDLVKHMALRLFSRLPDHVSIDDLISAGVIGLIDAVDKYDSGQGIPFKFYAKIRIRGAMLDEIRAMDWVPRSLRQKGNVLERTFSALEQKLGRCPSDEQVAGELNIGIEDYHRLLDEIKGISFLPENINEALLENGESGSLASDSEELFQHAYRQEIQRHLADAIRTLTEKEQLVLSLYYYDELTMKEVGTALGYTESRISQIHTKAIIKLRSRLAKRLTADDLPPYIGSRETCSAGSPK, translated from the coding sequence ATGGAACCGATGAGAAGCATGACACAAAACCCATGTCCCATTGAAGACGCCGGGGGCGAGACCAAGGAACTGGTCATATTGAAACACAGCGACCTGGTCAAACACATGGCCCTGAGGCTGTTCTCGAGGCTGCCGGACCACGTTTCCATCGACGACCTGATCAGCGCGGGCGTCATCGGACTGATCGACGCCGTGGACAAGTACGATTCGGGCCAGGGCATCCCGTTCAAGTTCTATGCGAAGATCAGGATTCGCGGAGCGATGCTCGATGAGATTCGCGCCATGGACTGGGTCCCGAGGTCCTTGCGTCAGAAGGGCAACGTTCTTGAAAGAACGTTTTCCGCCCTGGAGCAGAAGCTGGGCCGCTGTCCTTCCGACGAGCAGGTTGCGGGCGAGCTCAACATCGGGATCGAGGACTATCACCGGCTGCTCGACGAGATCAAGGGCATTTCGTTTCTTCCCGAGAACATCAACGAGGCGCTCCTGGAGAACGGCGAGTCGGGTTCTCTGGCGTCCGATTCCGAGGAGCTCTTTCAGCATGCCTACCGGCAGGAGATCCAGCGCCATCTCGCAGACGCCATCCGGACCCTGACCGAGAAGGAGCAACTCGTCTTGTCCCTGTATTACTACGACGAACTGACGATGAAGGAAGTCGGCACGGCGCTCGGCTACACGGAATCACGCATTTCGCAGATCCACACCAAGGCCATCATCAAGCTGCGCAGCCGGCTTGCCAAGAGGCTCACCGCCGACGATCTGCCGCCCTACATCGGGTCCAGGGAGACGTGTTCGGCCGGTTCTCCCAAGTAA
- a CDS encoding rubredoxin-like domain-containing protein: MAVWKCNNCGNTVDLTAPPDVCPSCKEKCEFVDVSCYIPECGGPGSGNVNEQVFQESYGKGKGKK; the protein is encoded by the coding sequence ATGGCCGTCTGGAAATGCAACAACTGTGGCAACACCGTCGATCTGACAGCCCCGCCCGACGTCTGCCCTTCCTGCAAGGAGAAGTGCGAATTCGTCGACGTGTCCTGCTATATCCCGGAATGCGGGGGCCCTGGATCGGGAAACGTCAATGAACAGGTCTTTCAGGAAAGCTACGGAAAAGGAAAAGGAAAGAAATAG
- a CDS encoding M48 family metallopeptidase gives MIQVNTLFIAFLTLYISQTVCAVVMERLNLRFMKKHGSGVPTSFEGFIDEATLARSNAYAAARSRLGTVQEVVGQTVLLAVIVSGFLVGLEGQIQQWKLGNIAGGLLFLLVPALISAVADLPFDYHETFVIEQKYGFNRSTVRLWVTDHVKSAAIALVLFVVLVSPLIRIMDTAPDTWWFWGFLVVSAVQVLLVVLYPLFIAPLFNKFEPVRDELLAKKIKTLMEDHGVRVKKILQMNAQMRSRHTNAYFTGLGRTKQVVLYDTLLESHSHQEILAVLAHELGHLKCMHIPKQLLLFEASLLAALFATHQLINRPELYTTFGFESARPYVGLFLLGVVWQKAGFFLKPLYMAIARRYEREADDFSLRFIGSPGPLLAALKRLAADNLSNLRPHPLYVWFHYSHPPLLERTARMEKAEAATNGPVSSEPPRLETGS, from the coding sequence ATGATCCAGGTCAATACTCTTTTCATTGCCTTCCTGACGCTCTACATTTCCCAGACTGTGTGCGCCGTGGTGATGGAACGGCTCAACCTGCGGTTCATGAAAAAACACGGCAGCGGGGTTCCGACTTCTTTCGAAGGATTCATCGACGAGGCCACCCTGGCCCGGAGCAACGCATACGCTGCGGCCAGGAGCCGTCTCGGAACCGTGCAGGAGGTCGTGGGGCAAACCGTCCTCCTGGCTGTCATCGTGTCGGGATTCCTGGTCGGGCTGGAAGGACAAATCCAGCAGTGGAAGCTCGGCAATATCGCCGGAGGCCTCCTCTTCCTGCTGGTTCCCGCGTTGATCTCAGCCGTCGCCGATCTCCCTTTCGACTACCATGAGACCTTCGTCATCGAACAGAAGTACGGTTTCAACCGCTCAACGGTCAGGCTGTGGGTCACGGATCACGTCAAGTCGGCCGCCATCGCCCTGGTCCTCTTTGTCGTCCTGGTATCGCCGCTCATCCGGATCATGGATACGGCTCCGGACACCTGGTGGTTCTGGGGGTTCCTCGTCGTCTCGGCCGTCCAGGTGCTCCTGGTGGTGCTCTATCCCCTATTCATCGCCCCGCTTTTCAACAAGTTCGAACCCGTCCGGGACGAGCTCCTGGCGAAGAAAATCAAGACCCTTATGGAGGACCACGGCGTCAGGGTGAAGAAAATACTCCAGATGAACGCGCAAATGCGCAGCCGCCACACCAACGCCTATTTCACGGGCCTCGGCAGGACCAAGCAGGTGGTGCTCTACGATACGCTGTTGGAATCGCACAGCCACCAGGAAATCCTCGCGGTGCTCGCCCACGAACTGGGCCACCTGAAATGCATGCACATCCCGAAGCAGTTGCTCCTGTTCGAGGCTTCCCTGTTGGCGGCGCTTTTCGCCACGCACCAGTTGATCAATCGGCCCGAGCTTTACACGACTTTCGGTTTCGAGTCGGCTCGACCTTACGTGGGGCTTTTCCTTCTCGGAGTCGTGTGGCAGAAGGCGGGATTCTTTCTCAAACCCTTGTACATGGCCATTGCGAGGCGATACGAGCGAGAGGCCGATGATTTTTCTTTGCGGTTCATCGGCTCTCCCGGCCCGCTGCTTGCCGCTCTCAAGCGACTGGCCGCAGACAACCTGTCCAACCTCAGGCCGCACCCGCTCTACGTGTGGTTCCACTACTCCCACCCTCCCCTGCTGGAGAGAACGGCACGGATGGAGAAAGCCGAAGCCGCGACAAACGGCCCCGTATCTTCGGAGCCCCCCCGCCTGGAGACGGGTTCATGA
- a CDS encoding DUF554 domain-containing protein, whose amino-acid sequence MTGTYINMATVLAGTTVGVCLGTRLPERIRTTVLHGLGLLTILIGLQMALETKNILIVLGAILLGGVLGEAMRITEGLERLGSTLQALLSRGRSRTFGEAFVTSSLVFCIGPMAILGSIEDGLTGDYRLLSIKALLDGFASIAFSAALGWGVALSAVTLLAYQGGITLFANVLSRILTEPMIVEMTATGGLLILGIGLKLLELKDIRLAGFLPALVIAPLIVWAIPWVKGLF is encoded by the coding sequence ATGACGGGGACATACATCAACATGGCAACGGTGCTGGCGGGCACGACCGTCGGGGTCTGCCTCGGGACGCGGCTGCCGGAGAGAATCCGCACCACCGTCCTCCACGGACTGGGACTGCTCACGATCCTCATCGGGCTGCAGATGGCCCTCGAAACGAAAAACATCCTGATCGTGCTCGGTGCGATCCTGTTGGGCGGGGTCCTGGGGGAGGCAATGAGAATCACGGAGGGACTCGAGCGGCTCGGCTCCACCCTGCAGGCGCTGCTCTCAAGAGGACGCAGCAGGACCTTCGGAGAAGCCTTCGTGACTTCCAGCCTGGTGTTTTGCATCGGCCCGATGGCCATTCTCGGCTCCATCGAAGACGGCCTTACGGGGGATTACCGGCTTCTGTCCATCAAGGCACTGCTCGACGGTTTCGCGTCCATCGCCTTTTCCGCCGCCCTGGGGTGGGGAGTGGCATTGTCGGCCGTCACTCTCCTGGCCTACCAGGGGGGCATCACGCTGTTTGCCAACGTCCTTTCCCGGATACTGACCGAACCCATGATCGTCGAAATGACCGCCACCGGGGGTCTGCTCATCCTCGGAATCGGTCTCAAGCTGCTCGAACTGAAGGATATCCGCCTGGCCGGATTCCTGCCGGCCCTGGTCATCGCTCCGCTCATCGTGTGGGCCATCCCGTGGGTAAAAGGGCTGTTCTAG
- a CDS encoding ABC transporter ATP-binding protein, with protein MQHDHGYFEGDQIGSIGDLRLWQRILAFILPQWRWVAGAVLLSFVVTGAGLTLPRLVQVAIDRYLIDETLPIEQRLAGVAELASIFLLFVVIGFIANFFQVTVLEWTGQRIMHALRQRLFTHVVRLDLAFFHSHPVGRLVTRLTNDIQNMYEMFTSVIITLFNEGVRLAAILVILFWMNAGLALILSLTFPVMLVITYWFGRLSRDVFREIRSHLAGINAFIQEAVGGMSVIQLFLRESDIRKRFGRLNDRYYRAAYRQIRIFGIFVPLIEVMSSMSMALIVWYGGREILDDRMTIGILTAFISYMRLFFQPIRELSQKYSIVQSAMASAERIFHLLEVKDALPAASAPVRIADVRGDIAFTNVEFAYEPGRPVLRGLSFRLRQGETLAIVGATGSGKTTVISLLERFYDPISGRIELDGTDLRRLDTHWLREQIGLVMQDVFIIPGTLRQNVLLDRELPERELQEMIRLSQLSGVVRALPEGLETKIGEGGSDLSAGQKQLLALARVLVRNPRILVLDEATANVDTQTEMLVEQAISAVLSNRTSIVVAHRLSTIRRADRILVMDQGRIVEEGSHEDLMLLGGLYSHLQSLQNGVPFSQRS; from the coding sequence ATGCAGCACGATCACGGGTATTTCGAAGGGGATCAAATCGGCAGTATCGGCGACTTGCGCCTGTGGCAGCGCATCCTGGCCTTCATCCTTCCCCAGTGGAGATGGGTCGCCGGGGCGGTGCTGCTCTCCTTCGTCGTCACCGGCGCAGGCCTGACCCTCCCCCGCCTGGTCCAGGTCGCCATCGACCGTTACCTCATCGACGAAACGCTTCCCATCGAGCAGCGTCTGGCAGGGGTGGCCGAACTGGCGTCAATCTTCCTCCTGTTCGTCGTGATCGGTTTTATCGCAAACTTCTTCCAGGTCACCGTGCTGGAATGGACCGGGCAGAGGATCATGCACGCGCTGAGGCAGAGGCTGTTCACTCACGTCGTGCGCCTCGATCTCGCCTTCTTCCACTCCCATCCCGTCGGGCGCCTCGTGACGCGCCTCACCAACGACATCCAGAACATGTACGAGATGTTCACCTCGGTCATCATCACCCTGTTCAACGAAGGCGTGAGGCTGGCAGCCATTCTCGTCATCCTGTTCTGGATGAATGCGGGCCTCGCCCTGATTCTGAGCCTCACCTTTCCCGTCATGCTCGTGATCACGTACTGGTTCGGGCGCCTGAGCCGGGACGTGTTCCGCGAGATCCGCTCGCACCTGGCAGGGATCAACGCCTTCATCCAGGAAGCGGTGGGGGGCATGTCGGTGATCCAGCTTTTCCTGCGCGAATCGGACATCCGCAAGCGGTTCGGGAGGCTCAACGACCGGTACTACCGTGCAGCGTATCGGCAGATCCGGATATTCGGAATCTTCGTCCCGCTCATCGAAGTGATGAGCTCGATGTCGATGGCGTTGATCGTCTGGTACGGGGGCAGGGAAATCCTCGACGACCGGATGACCATCGGCATCCTCACCGCGTTCATTTCCTACATGAGGCTTTTCTTTCAGCCGATCCGGGAACTGTCGCAGAAGTATTCCATCGTGCAGTCGGCCATGGCGTCGGCGGAGAGGATCTTTCATCTCCTGGAAGTGAAGGACGCTCTGCCCGCGGCGTCCGCTCCGGTGAGGATCGCCGACGTTCGCGGGGACATTGCCTTCACGAACGTGGAATTCGCCTACGAACCGGGGCGTCCCGTGCTCCGGGGTCTCTCCTTCCGCCTCAGGCAGGGGGAGACCCTGGCCATCGTCGGGGCGACGGGGTCGGGCAAGACCACCGTCATCAGCCTGCTGGAGAGGTTCTACGATCCCATTTCAGGGCGGATCGAGCTGGACGGAACGGACCTGCGGCGCCTCGACACGCACTGGTTGAGAGAGCAGATCGGCCTGGTGATGCAGGACGTATTCATCATACCGGGCACCCTGAGGCAGAACGTGCTGCTGGACCGCGAGCTTCCGGAACGGGAACTTCAGGAGATGATCCGCCTGTCGCAGCTTTCGGGCGTGGTGCGGGCGCTTCCGGAAGGACTCGAAACGAAAATCGGGGAAGGCGGGTCGGATCTGTCGGCCGGTCAGAAGCAGCTGCTCGCGCTGGCCAGGGTGCTGGTGCGAAATCCGCGTATCCTGGTGCTCGATGAAGCCACGGCAAACGTCGACACGCAGACGGAAATGCTCGTGGAACAAGCCATCAGCGCCGTGCTGTCCAACCGGACGAGTATCGTGGTGGCACATCGACTGTCCACGATCAGGAGAGCCGACCGCATCCTGGTCATGGACCAGGGGCGGATCGTGGAAGAAGGGTCGCACGAAGATCTGATGCTGCTCGGCGGGCTTTACAGCCACCTCCAGTCGCTCCAGAACGGCGTGCCGTTCTCCCAGCGGTCGTAG
- a CDS encoding ABC transporter ATP-binding protein, translating to MRTAGSIPSRRAAGAPDRDADFRGAVGLVAPYFRKYALRLFVGFLALVSVDFLQLVIPRIIKFAVDALQKKTATQALLLEYGGYIVGLAMMIAVLRLFWRNMLLGFSRLLETDLRNRLFSRLLVLDKAFFQRRTTGEIMALATNDLSSVQLASGMGMVALVDAVFMGVAAFLFMAYINPTLTLIAVAPTPVLALLTRFLSARLHRRFKKVQEQFSVLTEFARSTFSTIRLIKAYNQEKPQAARFNELGETYVRDNLRLAVIYGTLFPISGLIGNVSMLLVLFFGGRMIIDQTITAGDFVAFISYLFLMTWPMMAMGWVADLFQRGVTSLGRIRGLLEETPSLQDSRDSVSAGIVRGEISIRGLSFSYPGRRQPALDRIDLDIPPGRFLGIVGRTGSGKTTLCHLIARLYPIPDGTIFLDGKDVNGLTLAAVRGAIAYVPQDVVLFSDTVAYNITMGRPDAPMEEIEAAARAASIHDEIVSMKDDYETRIGERGVKLSGGQRQRLAIARALLLNRPIIIIDDGLSAVDMETEHAVIRSIAEYLAGRTCIVVSHRVAPLADAHEILVMEGGRIVERGGHEHLLSRGGFYATIYRQQTNQR from the coding sequence GTGCGAACGGCAGGATCGATTCCGAGCAGGCGCGCTGCCGGTGCTCCCGACAGGGACGCCGATTTCCGGGGAGCGGTCGGCCTGGTCGCCCCTTATTTCAGGAAGTATGCCCTGCGCCTGTTCGTCGGTTTTCTGGCCCTGGTTTCAGTGGATTTCCTGCAACTGGTGATTCCCAGGATCATCAAGTTCGCCGTCGACGCCCTGCAGAAAAAGACGGCTACCCAGGCGCTGCTCCTGGAATACGGCGGGTACATCGTGGGGCTGGCGATGATGATCGCCGTCCTCCGGCTCTTCTGGCGGAACATGCTGCTGGGGTTCTCGCGTCTCCTGGAAACCGACCTCAGGAACCGGCTGTTTTCCCGCCTCCTGGTCCTGGACAAGGCGTTTTTCCAGAGACGCACCACCGGGGAAATCATGGCCCTGGCGACCAACGACCTGTCTTCGGTGCAGCTTGCCTCAGGCATGGGAATGGTGGCGTTGGTGGACGCCGTTTTCATGGGGGTCGCCGCCTTCCTTTTCATGGCCTACATCAACCCCACGCTCACACTTATCGCCGTCGCCCCGACCCCGGTGCTCGCCCTGCTCACCCGGTTTCTGTCGGCCAGGCTGCACCGTCGCTTCAAAAAGGTCCAGGAACAGTTTTCGGTGCTCACCGAGTTCGCGCGGTCCACGTTTTCCACCATTCGCCTGATCAAGGCCTACAACCAGGAAAAGCCGCAGGCGGCGCGGTTCAACGAATTGGGCGAAACCTACGTTCGGGACAATCTGCGGCTCGCCGTGATCTATGGCACGCTGTTCCCGATCTCCGGCCTCATCGGGAACGTCAGCATGCTCCTCGTCCTCTTCTTCGGGGGACGCATGATCATCGATCAAACCATTACGGCAGGGGATTTTGTTGCCTTCATCAGCTACCTGTTTCTGATGACCTGGCCCATGATGGCGATGGGGTGGGTGGCCGACCTCTTCCAGCGCGGCGTGACTTCCCTGGGCAGAATACGGGGACTGCTCGAGGAAACGCCGTCTCTGCAGGATTCGCGGGATTCCGTTTCCGCGGGGATCGTCCGGGGAGAGATATCGATCCGGGGACTTTCCTTCAGCTACCCGGGCCGGCGGCAGCCCGCCCTGGATCGGATCGACCTTGACATCCCGCCCGGGCGGTTCCTCGGCATCGTGGGAAGGACCGGCTCGGGCAAGACCACCCTGTGTCACCTCATCGCGAGGCTATATCCCATACCGGACGGCACCATCTTTCTCGACGGGAAGGACGTCAATGGGCTGACTCTTGCGGCGGTGCGCGGGGCAATCGCATACGTTCCCCAGGACGTGGTGCTTTTCTCGGACACGGTGGCTTACAACATCACCATGGGACGGCCTGACGCACCCATGGAGGAAATCGAGGCCGCGGCCCGCGCCGCGTCGATTCACGACGAAATTGTCTCTATGAAGGACGACTACGAAACCCGCATCGGCGAGCGGGGCGTGAAACTCTCGGGCGGGCAACGCCAGCGGCTGGCCATCGCCAGGGCCCTGCTGCTGAACCGCCCGATCATCATCATCGACGATGGGCTTTCCGCCGTGGACATGGAAACCGAGCACGCCGTCATCCGGTCCATCGCCGAGTACCTGGCGGGCAGGACGTGCATCGTGGTGTCCCACCGGGTGGCTCCCCTGGCGGATGCCCACGAGATCCTCGTGATGGAGGGGGGACGCATCGTGGAGCGAGGCGGCCACGAACACCTTTTGAGCCGCGGCGGCTTTTACGCGACCATTTACAGGCAGCAGACCAACCAGCGCTAA
- a CDS encoding flavodoxin family protein, translating into MSPSAGWVRTRLWEIIPLFVLLEERCRSGNGPTMNAILAIHGSPRRGGNTSTLLNRAIEGARGGGAEVEEVVLRDLKMSPCLELYGCKKTGRCVIRDDFQELCDKLVNCRGLMLASPIFFYAVSAHTKILMDRCQSLWVRKYWIDGVPFGERRGSRKGLFISAGATRGKKLFDGVLLSIRYFFDALDVEVWRTLLYRGLDLEGDVLSHPDYLEEAFRTGQELARAVLGTDKEPG; encoded by the coding sequence ATGAGTCCATCGGCTGGATGGGTGCGAACGCGCCTGTGGGAAATCATCCCGTTGTTTGTCTTATTGGAGGAGCGGTGCCGCTCCGGAAACGGTCCGACCATGAATGCAATTCTGGCGATTCACGGCAGTCCCCGGCGCGGGGGCAATACTTCGACCCTGCTGAACCGCGCGATCGAAGGGGCGAGGGGCGGCGGGGCGGAAGTCGAGGAGGTGGTGCTGCGGGATCTCAAGATGTCGCCCTGTCTTGAGCTCTACGGATGCAAGAAGACGGGGCGCTGCGTCATCCGGGACGATTTCCAGGAGTTGTGCGACAAGCTCGTGAACTGCCGGGGCCTGATGCTGGCTTCCCCGATTTTCTTTTACGCGGTGAGCGCGCACACGAAGATCCTCATGGATCGCTGCCAGTCCCTTTGGGTCCGCAAATATTGGATCGACGGCGTTCCCTTCGGGGAACGCAGAGGCTCCCGCAAAGGGCTGTTCATCTCGGCCGGGGCGACCAGGGGCAAAAAGCTTTTCGACGGGGTGCTGCTCAGCATCAGGTATTTCTTCGACGCCCTGGACGTGGAGGTATGGCGGACACTGCTCTACAGGGGGTTGGACCTGGAGGGGGATGTCCTCTCCCATCCGGATTATCTTGAAGAAGCATTCAGGACCGGTCAGGAACTGGCTCGCGCGGTCCTCGGGACAGATAAGGAACCAGGCTGA
- a CDS encoding inositol monophosphatase family protein: protein MVDPGNPNIEDLIRFATDMVCGAGAEAMKFYGKGNPEVKFDEDLVTEAELRLVDFFRARLAEKYPEHGIFGDSMPGQDYVHGEKGFLWIYDALDGVANFQAGIPIWGISLALFENFWPVLGVFYMPVTGDLFFARAGEKAYLGKEVVRIPDPGEISNESVLLTYSRFHNHYRSTFPGKIRNLGSTGAHICLVARGRAEGALLAHVSYQDLAAAQIILTAAGGKLYRMDGTEFHLSDYLGGQKIEEHLIAAPQGSFKPLKMYLKEAE from the coding sequence ATGGTTGACCCAGGGAATCCCAACATCGAGGACTTGATCCGGTTCGCAACGGACATGGTGTGCGGGGCCGGAGCGGAAGCCATGAAGTTTTACGGAAAGGGCAACCCCGAGGTGAAGTTTGATGAAGACCTGGTCACGGAAGCCGAGTTACGCCTGGTGGATTTTTTCAGGGCTCGGCTCGCCGAGAAATATCCCGAGCACGGGATATTCGGCGACTCCATGCCCGGTCAGGACTACGTGCACGGAGAAAAAGGGTTCCTGTGGATTTACGACGCGCTCGATGGAGTGGCCAATTTCCAGGCGGGCATCCCGATCTGGGGGATCTCCCTGGCGCTTTTCGAGAACTTCTGGCCGGTGCTCGGAGTCTTCTATATGCCGGTTACCGGGGATCTCTTCTTTGCCCGTGCAGGAGAGAAAGCCTATCTGGGCAAAGAAGTGGTGCGCATCCCCGACCCCGGCGAAATCAGCAATGAGAGCGTGCTCCTGACCTATTCCCGATTCCACAACCACTATCGGTCCACTTTCCCGGGCAAGATCCGGAACCTGGGTTCGACCGGCGCTCACATCTGCCTGGTGGCCCGGGGACGAGCGGAAGGCGCGCTGCTCGCGCACGTCTCCTACCAGGATCTGGCGGCCGCCCAGATCATTCTCACCGCCGCGGGCGGGAAGCTCTACAGGATGGACGGAACCGAGTTCCACCTGAGTGACTACCTGGGAGGCCAGAAAATCGAGGAACACCTCATCGCCGCCCCTCAAGGATCGTTCAAGCCACTCAAAATGTACCTCAAGGAAGCCGAATAG
- a CDS encoding enoyl-CoA hydratase/isomerase family protein: MSEVVKVAMDGEVACLLLNRPDAFNAINPELVEALAERLISLASDDNVRGVVVSGEGKAFCAGGDLKRTLSAPQGPGAIFHMLVSHFHQAVLQIRRMSKPVIAAVNGVAAGGGFSLALACDFRVMAESAVLVQAYTSSGLCPDGGGTFTLPRMVGFARALEILAFDKPITAERALAWGLATRVVADGTALEEAVGMARELARRSLHSFGWAKRLITDSYSNPFEAHLEMERTGLVSCVEHPDGREGLRAFTEKRKPVFTSG, encoded by the coding sequence ATGAGTGAGGTGGTGAAAGTTGCGATGGATGGTGAAGTGGCTTGCCTCCTTCTGAACAGACCGGACGCCTTCAACGCGATCAATCCGGAGCTGGTGGAGGCCCTGGCCGAGCGCCTCATTTCTCTTGCATCGGACGACAATGTGCGTGGGGTGGTGGTTTCCGGGGAAGGCAAGGCCTTCTGCGCCGGGGGTGACCTGAAGAGGACGTTGTCGGCTCCGCAGGGCCCCGGGGCGATCTTCCACATGCTGGTTTCCCACTTTCACCAGGCGGTCCTGCAAATCCGTCGGATGAGCAAGCCGGTGATCGCGGCAGTAAACGGGGTTGCGGCGGGAGGCGGCTTTTCATTGGCGCTGGCATGCGATTTTCGGGTCATGGCGGAATCCGCCGTGCTCGTCCAGGCTTATACCTCGTCCGGTCTCTGCCCGGACGGCGGCGGCACCTTCACGCTCCCGAGAATGGTCGGATTTGCCAGGGCTCTCGAAATCCTGGCTTTCGACAAGCCCATCACGGCTGAGCGTGCGTTGGCCTGGGGACTCGCGACGAGGGTTGTAGCGGACGGCACGGCACTGGAAGAGGCCGTCGGCATGGCCCGGGAACTGGCGCGAAGATCGCTCCACTCGTTCGGATGGGCGAAGAGACTCATCACCGATTCGTACAGCAACCCGTTCGAGGCGCATCTCGAAATGGAGCGGACGGGACTGGTGAGCTGCGTGGAGCATCCGGACGGCCGGGAAGGATTGAGGGCTTTCACCGAGAAACGCAAGCCGGTGTTCACGTCCGGGTAG